TGAAATATAGGATATTATAATGATCCTGAATTTCACACCATATGGATATACTTCCTTTACCTTCTGCTTCTATATAGTATAAAGCATTTTTCATTAAATTGAAAAGTACGTGCTCAATCAATACCTTATCCCCTAAAAATGAAAAATTATGCTGGTTATCCCATTCAATTAATGCTGCTTCGCCGGATTTGAAAGGATAGCGTTGAATTGCTTCACCAATGCAAGTATTGATTTCACATTTTTTATGATTACCAATAAAACCGGCACCTTGCTTAACATTCATAAGAATCATGTCAACGATTGTATTTGAATAATGTGCTTCCGATTGCAAGTCATCCAAAATCGTTGATAGTATCTCATAGTGTTTCGGTGAAATAGGTTTGACTGGAAGACCATGCTCCTTTGCAGATGAGTAACCCTCTATTAAAGTAGGGAAATAATCTTTTACCCCATCAAGACCTACTGCTATTGCGGATAAAGGAGTACGCAATTCGTGAGCCACTGTAGCACCTACTGATTTCATTGCTTCTAATTTTTCTTGTTGAATGGTTGAGGTTCTATAAAGAAAGATTTTACCTGCGACGAAAACAGTGGCGTACGTTGGTAGTGTTTGTAAAAATAAAGTGGGGATTATAATTTTATCCGTAGTAAGAACATAACATATCCAGGAAACGAGGGTGCCTAATGTAACGATAACGAGAAGATCAATCCAATCTACTAACAGCATTAAATAAAATATTCCTGTCATTGTCGTTAAAAGCCAAACAATTGACGAAGAATTTTTAAACAGCATAAAAGTAAAGAAAAATGGAAAACAATAAAATAGTGTAAAATACCAGTATAGCGGAAGGATTCTTTTTAGTTTTTGAGGCCAATATTTATGAAATATCAAAAAAAAGCAGAGCAAGCCTCCAATCAAGCGCAGATATGAATTTTGATATTCATTAGGCGTTACTTTGTTCCATATAAAGTAATATGCGATAAAACTAACAAAGCCAATCACACCAAGCGGAATGAATTGATACTCAGTGTCTTTTGCTTTCCTGGTAATTTTTAACCAGAGTTTTTGAAATAAACCGCGTGTTGATTTCATATTGTTGAACTGAGGAGTTAGATTCAGTTTGATATTAACTTCAAGTTAATTACTGATGGACTATCAGCCCCAATAGTTTACATGAAAAAATAATAAAAACCAAACTGAATATACTGGAATTATCGAAACAAGCAGGAAAAGAAGGTTCAAATAAATTGATAATTATATGCGAAAAATCAATGTGGTTGACCAAAAATGAGGTTATCAAGGTTTATCGATACTTCATTCTTGGCCAATACTACTTGCGCATGTTGCAGGGAAAGAGAGGTTACTGCCAGCAAAATATGCGCTATAAACGCTAAATTACTGAATCAAACTAGGCGTTTTTATTTTAGAACATAATACGACAAAGTCGCAGTAGTTTTCGTCAATCTCTTCCGCAAACAGATCAACCGACGGATTAACAAATATTGATTTACTGGCTTCAACTTTCAAACCGCGTTGTTTTAACCAATTTAATGCTATTTCTTTAGTTTCCCAGGCAATAAAGTGCCGAGGTATAATGGGACCTATGGGTAGTGAGATCAAAAATTTAGCACTTGGATAGGATAGCTGAACATATGTATCCAGGTATTCTTCAGGCTGATATGTGTGCTCTATTGAGTCTTGAAAAATATATAAGTCAAAATCACCTACAAATTCATTTTTATCCATATCCGTTTTTATAAAATCAATTTTTTTATTCCAGGACTTATCCCACAATCCTAGCAAGACTCTTGCGAATGAAAACGCTGATTCATATAGATCACATAAGGCTAAATGAAATTGATTTTCATTTAAAACTAATTCTTTTACATATTTACTGGGCACTCCGAAACCAATATCAGCAGCATTAGTTGGATTTGCCTGCTTTATAAATTCTAAAATTGTTTTTTGTCGGGTTATGTGCCAGCTGCCCTTCAATAAATTATGAATATGTAAAACAACACGATTTTCTGGTGAGTCGTAAACCAAATTTCCCTTCGTAGAAAAAATATCAAGATTATATTCTAAAAAACCCTGAATTATTTCTTTTTTAGTTAAATTTAATTCTGCTAGTAAACTGTTAAACTCTACTGAATAATGTGGATTATCCATAACAGAGTTTGCAAATGCTATTAGTTTTTCCTTTTTCTGTTTTTTGTTGATTAAATCTCTATCAATCCATTGTTGAGACGTGTAATTATAATGTTGTATTGTCATTTTGATACTCCTATCTAAAAGCAATTGATGAGAATTGTATTTATGTACCGCCTTATACCCTTAAAGAAGCTGGTCAGAAAAAACTATATCTAACCAGGTTGAGAGCAGATATGTTAATCTGTTGGCCATTTATACTTGGCCATTCGGATTTTCCATTATCTTTTCTCTTTAAGGCAGCATCTCCTTTTGCATTTGCTCGACAGGCATTTTGATGAACTAACAATAATATATGTAACTTCCAGCTTCGCAACAATGTACAGTAAGATTTTAATTCTTAAGATAACATCACTAATTCGAAAACGTCGATTTAGCAATTGACTCTTAATAGTGAGAGGGATCACTCAATGCTTTATGAAACCTAAATTCAATTTAAGAAAACTATAAGGTATTACTACCATTCAACATTGAATGACAACTATGTTTGTAGATGTTATGCAGATTCACCTAGTCTTTATCTCTAGGATGCAATGGGATATACTATCTGATCCTACGTCCAGGTGAAACATTTTTTAGCACTTTTTGTGGTTTTCTAAAATCTGGGAACAAAATTT
The Patescibacteria group bacterium genome window above contains:
- a CDS encoding HAMP domain-containing sensor histidine kinase — protein: MKSTRGLFQKLWLKITRKAKDTEYQFIPLGVIGFVSFIAYYFIWNKVTPNEYQNSYLRLIGGLLCFFLIFHKYWPQKLKRILPLYWYFTLFYCFPFFFTFMLFKNSSSIVWLLTTMTGIFYLMLLVDWIDLLVIVTLGTLVSWICYVLTTDKIIIPTLFLQTLPTYATVFVAGKIFLYRTSTIQQEKLEAMKSVGATVAHELRTPLSAIAVGLDGVKDYFPTLIEGYSSAKEHGLPVKPISPKHYEILSTILDDLQSEAHYSNTIVDMILMNVKQGAGFIGNHKKCEINTCIGEAIQRYPFKSGEAALIEWDNQHNFSFLGDKVLIEHVLFNLMKNALYYIEAEGKGSISIWCEIQDHYNILYFKDTAKGIPSQALPLVFDRFYTTNINGTGLGLAFCRMVMTNLGGDISCASKLGLYTQFTLRFPKTNVKDEQNENI